A stretch of Metabacillus sp. FJAT-52054 DNA encodes these proteins:
- the argH gene encoding argininosuccinate lyase, producing MTKLWGGRFQKTPEEWVDEFGASIGFDQQLAEEDIKGSLAHVQMLGKTGILTQNEAELIKNGLHTLQNKMKNGELSFSARYEDIHLNLEKHLIDEIGPVGGKLHTGRSRNDQVATDMHLYLNDHVQIITTKIEALQQVLVQKAEEHVYTILPGYTHLQRAQPISFAHHLLAYFWMLERDKERFRDSLKRIRLSPLGAGALAGTTFPIDRAYTAEILGFDGIYENSLDAVSDRDFILEFLNNSSIMMMHLSRLCEEIILWCSQEFQFVELDDTYATGSSMMPQKKNPDMAELIRGKTGRVYGNLFSLLTVMKGLPLAYNKDLQEDKEGMFDTVKTVEGSLEIFAGMIDTMTVKKENMGLAVQKDFSNATELADYLAKKGMPFREAHEVTGRLVYQCIQRGCYLKDLSLEDYLEASGLFSEDLYDAIDPYEAVAKRMSAGGTGFEAVKAALEKAYSKLQKENVTLQANAT from the coding sequence ATGACCAAACTATGGGGAGGCAGATTTCAGAAAACCCCTGAAGAGTGGGTAGATGAGTTCGGCGCTTCAATCGGGTTTGATCAGCAGCTGGCTGAAGAAGATATAAAAGGCTCACTGGCGCATGTGCAAATGCTTGGAAAAACCGGGATTTTGACTCAAAACGAAGCAGAGCTTATAAAGAATGGCCTTCATACATTGCAAAACAAAATGAAAAATGGAGAGCTTTCTTTCTCTGCCAGATACGAAGATATTCATTTGAACCTTGAGAAACACTTGATTGATGAAATTGGACCGGTTGGCGGTAAACTTCATACCGGCAGAAGCCGGAACGACCAAGTTGCAACGGATATGCATCTTTACTTGAATGACCATGTTCAAATCATCACTACGAAAATTGAAGCACTTCAGCAGGTGCTGGTTCAAAAAGCGGAGGAACATGTATATACGATTCTTCCGGGCTACACCCATTTGCAACGAGCACAGCCTATCTCTTTTGCTCATCATCTGCTTGCCTATTTTTGGATGCTTGAAAGAGATAAGGAGCGCTTCCGTGATTCTCTAAAGAGAATTCGCCTATCGCCTCTTGGGGCTGGAGCGCTTGCTGGGACCACATTCCCGATCGACCGTGCCTACACAGCGGAAATTCTTGGATTTGACGGGATTTACGAAAACAGCCTGGATGCCGTCAGCGACCGTGATTTCATCCTGGAATTTCTAAACAATAGCTCCATCATGATGATGCACCTATCCAGATTATGTGAGGAAATTATTCTTTGGTGCTCTCAGGAATTTCAGTTTGTGGAGCTCGATGACACCTATGCAACCGGAAGCTCCATGATGCCTCAAAAGAAAAATCCGGATATGGCAGAGCTCATTAGAGGGAAAACCGGACGGGTTTACGGGAACCTTTTCTCTCTTTTAACTGTGATGAAGGGGCTGCCTCTTGCGTACAATAAAGACCTTCAGGAGGACAAAGAGGGAATGTTCGACACTGTGAAAACGGTCGAGGGCAGTCTTGAAATTTTTGCAGGTATGATAGATACCATGACGGTTAAAAAAGAAAACATGGGCCTTGCCGTTCAAAAAGATTTTTCAAATGCCACTGAGCTTGCCGATTATCTTGCGAAAAAAGGCATGCCATTCAGAGAGGCGCATGAAGTAACAGGAAGACTCGTATATCAATGCATTCAAAGAGGCTGTTATTTAAAAGACCTTTCGCTGGAAGATTACCTGGAAGCGTCAGGGCTTTTCAGTGAAGATCTTTATGATGCCATTGATCCCTATGAGGCGGTGGCCAAACGGATGAGTGCAGGCGGAACCGGATTTGAAGCAGTGAAGGCTGCGCTTGAAAAAGCCTATTCAAAGCTCCAAAAGGAAAATGTTACCTTGCAAGCGAACGCGACTTAA
- a CDS encoding argininosuccinate synthase yields the protein MTMKQKVVLAYSGGLDTSVAIKWLQERGYDVIACCLDVGEGKDLAFIQSKALEVGASESYVIDAKKEFAEEYALLALQAHALYEEKYPLVSALSRPLIAKKLVEVAEKEGASAVAHGCTGKGNDQVRFEVSIKALNPDLEVIAPVREWSWSREEEIEYAQKHNIPIPIKLDSPFSIDQNLWGRSNECGVLEDPWAAPPEEAYDLTAPLEKTPDQPDVIELTFEKGVPAAINGVEYSLSEIILNLNELAGKHGVGRIDHVENRLVGIKSREIYECPGAVTLLKAHKELEDLTLVKEVAHFKPIIGQKLTELIYNGLWFSTLKPALESFLKETQKHVTGVVRVKLFKGHAIVEGRKSEFSLYDEKLATYTAEDAFDHQAAVGFISLYGLPTKVSSMVQNKKKVEA from the coding sequence ATTACAATGAAACAAAAAGTAGTATTAGCATATTCCGGCGGTTTGGATACCTCCGTTGCAATTAAATGGCTTCAGGAGCGCGGCTATGATGTTATCGCCTGCTGCCTCGACGTTGGAGAAGGAAAAGACCTGGCATTCATTCAAAGCAAAGCATTAGAGGTCGGTGCGTCCGAATCGTACGTCATTGATGCAAAAAAAGAATTTGCAGAAGAATATGCCCTGCTTGCCCTGCAGGCCCATGCGCTTTACGAAGAAAAGTATCCACTCGTATCCGCTCTTTCACGCCCTCTCATTGCTAAAAAGCTAGTGGAAGTAGCTGAAAAAGAAGGAGCATCTGCAGTAGCCCATGGCTGTACAGGGAAAGGAAATGATCAGGTGCGCTTTGAAGTGTCTATTAAGGCTTTAAACCCTGACCTGGAAGTTATTGCACCGGTACGGGAGTGGAGTTGGTCGCGTGAGGAAGAAATCGAATATGCCCAGAAGCATAATATCCCGATTCCCATTAAATTAGACAGCCCGTTTTCAATTGATCAAAATCTATGGGGCCGCAGCAACGAATGCGGAGTATTGGAGGATCCTTGGGCCGCGCCGCCTGAAGAGGCCTATGATCTCACTGCTCCGCTTGAAAAAACTCCGGATCAGCCGGATGTCATTGAACTGACCTTTGAAAAAGGGGTTCCTGCAGCGATTAACGGAGTCGAGTATTCCCTTTCTGAAATCATCCTAAATTTAAATGAATTAGCAGGAAAGCACGGTGTCGGAAGAATCGATCACGTTGAAAACCGCCTGGTCGGAATTAAATCGAGAGAAATTTATGAATGTCCCGGAGCGGTAACGCTGCTGAAGGCACATAAAGAGCTTGAAGATTTAACGCTCGTTAAAGAGGTAGCCCACTTTAAGCCGATTATCGGGCAGAAGCTGACAGAGCTCATCTACAATGGCCTTTGGTTTTCAACGCTTAAGCCTGCATTGGAGAGCTTCCTGAAGGAAACTCAGAAGCATGTGACAGGGGTTGTGCGTGTGAAGCTCTTTAAAGGCCACGCAATTGTGGAAGGCCGTAAATCCGAGTTCTCACTATATGATGAAAAACTTGCTACTTATACAGCAGAGGATGCTTTCGATCATCAGGCTGCGGTCGGCTTCATCTCTCTCTACGGGCTTCCGACAAAGGTAAGCAGCATGGTTCAAAATAAAAAGAAGGTGGAAGCATGA
- a CDS encoding acetate kinase has protein sequence MAKIIAINAGSSSLKFQLFDMPSEDVVTKGLVERIGLENATFTITVNGEKQTETTNIPDHAVAVKILLSKLTDLHIISSLSEIEGIGHRVVHGGEKFSDSAPITEETLAAIEELSDLAPLHNPANIVGIKAFQEVLPNVPAVAVFDTAFHQTMPDQSFLYSLPYEYYEKYGIRKYGFHGTSHKYVSERASEMLGRPLEHLRLISCHLGNGASIAAIEGGKSIDTSMGFTPLAGVAMGTRSGNIDPALIPFIMEKTGSSADEVLNILNKKSGLLGVSGLSSDLRDITTAAKEGNERAETALEVFASRIHKYIGSYAARMSGVDAIIFTAGIGENSAEVRARVLRGLEFMGIYWDPALNDTFGDDRFVSYPHSPVKVMIIPTNEEVMIARDVMRLT, from the coding sequence ATGGCTAAAATAATTGCGATTAACGCTGGGAGTTCTTCACTTAAATTCCAGCTGTTTGATATGCCCAGTGAAGATGTAGTAACGAAAGGGCTTGTAGAAAGAATCGGTCTTGAAAATGCTACATTTACCATTACTGTAAATGGCGAAAAGCAAACAGAAACAACAAATATCCCGGACCACGCGGTTGCGGTTAAAATTCTTCTTTCTAAGCTAACGGATCTTCATATCATTTCTTCTCTTTCTGAAATTGAAGGAATTGGCCACCGGGTTGTACATGGCGGCGAAAAATTCAGCGATTCTGCTCCAATAACGGAAGAAACGTTAGCTGCAATTGAAGAACTTTCCGACTTGGCGCCTCTTCACAACCCTGCCAATATTGTTGGAATTAAAGCATTCCAGGAAGTTCTGCCAAACGTACCGGCTGTAGCAGTATTTGATACGGCTTTTCATCAGACGATGCCTGATCAATCCTTCCTTTACAGCTTGCCATACGAGTATTATGAAAAATACGGCATTCGTAAATACGGATTTCACGGAACATCTCATAAATACGTTTCTGAACGTGCATCCGAAATGCTCGGCAGACCTCTTGAGCATTTGCGCCTGATTTCCTGCCACCTTGGAAACGGTGCAAGTATTGCAGCCATTGAAGGCGGAAAATCTATTGATACGTCAATGGGCTTCACCCCTTTGGCAGGTGTTGCAATGGGAACACGGTCAGGAAATATCGATCCGGCGCTTATCCCATTCATCATGGAAAAAACAGGATCTTCTGCAGATGAAGTATTGAATATCCTGAACAAGAAAAGCGGACTGCTTGGAGTTTCCGGATTATCAAGCGACCTTCGCGACATCACGACGGCCGCAAAAGAAGGAAACGAGCGGGCGGAGACGGCTCTTGAGGTGTTTGCAAGCCGTATCCATAAATACATCGGTTCCTACGCTGCCCGCATGAGCGGGGTGGATGCGATTATCTTTACTGCCGGAATCGGCGAAAACAGTGCAGAGGTGCGTGCCCGCGTGCTGCGCGGCCTTGAATTCATGGGTATTTACTGGGATCCAGCCCTTAACGACACATTCGGCGACGATCGCTTCGTAAGCTATCCTCATTCACCGGTTAAAGTCATGATCATTCCGACGAATGAAGAAGTCATGATTGCACGCGATGTTATGCGTTTAACATAA
- a CDS encoding NRAMP family divalent metal transporter — MKENRLSVLMGAAFLMATSAIGPGFLTQTTFYTETLAASFGFVILITIILDIGVQLNVWRIIAVSEKRAQDIANMVLPGLGIFVAVLIVFGGLAFNIGNIGGAGLGFNVLFGIDQKLGAIIAAAIAIMVFVFKEAGKLMDKFAQVMGFMMILLTIYVAFSSQPPIGEAVTKTFMPDTEKDYFIAIVTLVGGTVGGYITFAGGHRLLDAGIKGRNALNQVNQSAVTGIAVASLMRIFLFLASLGIVAQGLTISKDNPPASVFQHAAGDLGYKFFGVVLLAAAITSVIGAAYTSVSFIQTFSPVIQKYQKSTIIVFILISATVFVALGNPVQLLLLAGALNGLILPITLAVMLIAAYKKTIVGDYKHPIVLTIFGVIIVIVMAFLSISTITANFSKLF; from the coding sequence ATGAAAGAAAATCGTTTAAGTGTACTAATGGGGGCTGCCTTTCTAATGGCAACCTCAGCAATCGGGCCTGGGTTTTTAACCCAGACAACCTTTTATACGGAAACATTAGCTGCTTCGTTTGGGTTTGTTATTTTAATTACCATCATCCTGGATATTGGGGTGCAGCTGAATGTATGGCGGATTATTGCCGTTTCTGAAAAGAGGGCGCAGGACATTGCTAATATGGTACTTCCAGGTCTTGGGATTTTTGTAGCCGTTCTCATCGTATTTGGCGGGCTTGCCTTTAATATTGGAAATATAGGGGGAGCAGGACTTGGGTTCAACGTGCTTTTCGGAATTGACCAGAAGCTCGGCGCTATCATAGCAGCCGCGATTGCCATTATGGTCTTTGTGTTTAAAGAAGCCGGCAAGCTTATGGATAAGTTTGCCCAAGTAATGGGCTTCATGATGATCCTTCTTACGATTTATGTAGCGTTCTCAAGCCAGCCGCCAATTGGCGAAGCCGTGACGAAAACATTCATGCCGGATACCGAAAAAGATTATTTTATCGCTATTGTTACTCTTGTAGGGGGAACAGTGGGAGGCTATATTACATTTGCAGGAGGACATCGCCTTCTAGACGCAGGTATTAAAGGTAGAAATGCCCTGAACCAAGTAAATCAAAGTGCTGTTACAGGGATCGCAGTAGCATCACTTATGAGGATTTTCCTTTTTCTTGCATCTCTTGGAATTGTTGCACAGGGACTTACAATCAGCAAAGACAATCCGCCGGCATCTGTGTTTCAGCATGCTGCCGGAGATCTGGGATATAAATTCTTCGGTGTTGTCCTGCTGGCAGCGGCCATCACTTCGGTTATCGGTGCAGCTTATACGTCTGTTTCCTTTATCCAAACCTTCAGTCCTGTTATTCAGAAGTACCAAAAATCAACGATCATTGTTTTTATCTTAATTTCTGCAACCGTTTTTGTTGCCCTCGGAAATCCAGTTCAGCTTCTTTTGCTGGCAGGGGCATTAAATGGTCTCATTTTACCGATTACATTGGCTGTAATGCTTATAGCAGCATACAAAAAGACAATAGTAGGGGATTATAAACATCCTATTGTCCTTACGATATTCGGTGTTATTATCGTTATTGTTATGGCTTTCTTAAGCATTTCTACGATAACAGCAAACTTTTCAAAGCTTTTCTGA
- a CDS encoding 5-oxoprolinase subunit PxpA — protein sequence MRADLNCDLGESFGSYTIGNDEEILPLVSSVNIACGFHAGDPSVMRRTVGQALANHTAIGAHPGFPDLQGFGRRALAISAQEAYDIVLYQIGALDGFVRSEGGALHHVKPHGALYNMAAADASLAGAIAKAIYTYDSSLILYGLSGSELIKAGQDIGLKTASEVFADRTYQNNGALTPRSQSNALIKDDQTAIDQVKKMITEQKVISTDGEEISLTADTVCIHGDGAHALEFAKKIRKELQESGIQIKTM from the coding sequence ATGCGGGCCGATTTAAACTGCGATCTGGGGGAAAGCTTTGGATCCTACACAATCGGAAACGATGAGGAAATCCTTCCTCTTGTTTCATCCGTTAATATTGCCTGCGGCTTTCATGCGGGAGATCCGTCCGTAATGAGAAGGACGGTAGGACAAGCATTGGCTAATCATACAGCAATCGGTGCCCATCCAGGTTTTCCTGATCTTCAGGGTTTTGGGAGAAGGGCTTTGGCCATTTCCGCGCAGGAAGCATATGACATCGTCCTGTATCAGATTGGGGCGCTTGACGGATTTGTCCGTTCCGAGGGAGGAGCTCTGCATCACGTGAAGCCCCATGGAGCACTTTATAACATGGCTGCTGCTGATGCATCCCTGGCTGGAGCGATAGCGAAAGCCATTTATACATATGATTCATCGTTAATCCTGTATGGTCTTTCCGGAAGCGAGCTGATAAAAGCCGGACAGGACATCGGATTAAAAACAGCAAGCGAGGTTTTTGCTGACCGTACCTATCAAAATAACGGGGCATTGACTCCAAGAAGTCAATCCAATGCCCTGATTAAAGATGATCAAACGGCCATTGATCAGGTGAAGAAAATGATTACCGAACAAAAAGTGATCAGCACAGATGGGGAAGAAATCTCATTGACTGCAGATACTGTTTGTATACATGGCGATGGAGCACACGCTCTGGAATTTGCAAAAAAAATTAGAAAAGAGCTCCAGGAATCAGGAATTCAAATTAAAACGATGTAA
- a CDS encoding biotin-dependent carboxyltransferase family protein: protein MSLKILQSGLLSTIQDNGRFGFQKYGVIKSGAMDLYAHRLANILAGNPEDEATLEMTLLGPSIEFTEDTIIALTGGNLSPKVNGQPIPLWRPVFVRSGAKLEFGAPVSGCRTYMAASGGYDLERELGSRSTYLKARIGGVNGRALTENDELNIRESDLIGKAAIRNSEAKAIPASWYMKPDYNVVNKTVRYIEGREYEWFTEDSQSVFNTEEFTLTSQSDRMGYRIEGPVLALKEKRELLSEAVGFGTIQVPAGGQPIILMADHQTTGGYPKMGQVIAVDLPHLAQLKPGEKIKFEKTTIEEAQKLFVQREKEIDFIRNMVRDKFEKGVL from the coding sequence ATGAGCTTGAAAATCCTCCAATCCGGTCTGCTGAGCACGATTCAGGATAATGGCAGATTCGGCTTTCAGAAGTATGGTGTAATTAAAAGCGGAGCAATGGATCTTTATGCACACCGCCTTGCAAACATTTTAGCCGGAAATCCAGAAGATGAAGCAACCCTTGAGATGACCCTGCTCGGGCCTTCCATTGAGTTTACGGAGGATACCATAATTGCCCTTACAGGAGGCAATCTTTCTCCGAAAGTTAACGGGCAGCCCATTCCGCTATGGAGACCCGTCTTTGTAAGATCAGGAGCAAAGCTCGAATTCGGTGCACCTGTCTCAGGCTGCAGAACGTATATGGCTGCATCAGGAGGCTATGACCTGGAGCGGGAGCTTGGCAGCCGTTCAACTTATCTAAAGGCACGAATAGGCGGAGTGAATGGACGCGCGCTAACAGAAAATGACGAGCTGAATATTAGAGAATCCGATTTGATCGGCAAGGCAGCCATCAGGAATTCAGAAGCCAAAGCCATTCCGGCAAGCTGGTATATGAAGCCGGACTATAACGTAGTAAACAAAACGGTCAGATACATAGAAGGCAGAGAATATGAGTGGTTTACAGAGGATTCGCAATCCGTTTTTAACACGGAGGAATTTACGCTGACGAGCCAATCCGACAGAATGGGATACCGGATAGAGGGACCTGTTTTAGCATTAAAAGAAAAAAGGGAACTCCTGTCTGAAGCAGTGGGATTTGGAACCATCCAGGTACCTGCAGGAGGACAGCCGATCATTTTAATGGCCGATCACCAGACGACTGGCGGCTATCCGAAAATGGGGCAGGTAATCGCGGTTGACCTGCCGCACCTGGCACAGCTAAAACCGGGTGAAAAGATTAAGTTTGAAAAGACCACCATTGAAGAAGCCCAAAAGCTTTTCGTTCAAAGGGAAAAGGAAATTGATTTTATCCGAAACATGGTGAGGGACAAGTTCGAAAAGGGGGTTCTTTAA
- the pxpB gene encoding 5-oxoprolinase subunit PxpB encodes MKRAAYFPISEQALLVELGQEISEDLRIKIRLLTDQLDQGDFPWLTEYIPAFTNVTIIFDLLYFKESPGQSHERIQEEIEKIISSMEQESVKTPGSEPVKIPVCYDEDFGMDLDEVANHNGISKEEVIALHTEGVYPVYMIGFSPGFPYLGGMTEKIAAPRKEKPRPKIPAGSVGIAGTQTGVYPLETPGGWQIIGRTPLSLFDASKQPPALLKAGDSVQFYRISKEEYNRLKEL; translated from the coding sequence ATGAAAAGAGCAGCTTACTTTCCAATAAGCGAACAAGCCTTGCTTGTAGAACTTGGGCAAGAAATAAGTGAAGACCTTCGGATAAAAATCAGATTATTAACGGATCAGCTGGATCAGGGTGATTTTCCATGGCTGACAGAATACATACCTGCATTTACAAATGTAACCATCATTTTTGATTTGCTTTATTTTAAGGAAAGCCCTGGCCAATCCCATGAAAGGATCCAGGAAGAAATCGAGAAAATCATTTCCTCAATGGAGCAGGAAAGCGTGAAAACTCCAGGCTCTGAGCCGGTAAAAATTCCAGTGTGCTATGACGAAGATTTTGGAATGGATCTGGATGAAGTAGCAAATCACAATGGTATAAGCAAAGAGGAGGTCATTGCTCTCCATACTGAAGGCGTATACCCCGTATACATGATTGGCTTTTCACCGGGGTTTCCTTACTTGGGGGGAATGACTGAGAAAATAGCAGCACCTAGAAAAGAGAAACCGAGACCGAAAATACCGGCCGGCTCTGTAGGCATCGCAGGAACTCAGACAGGGGTATATCCTCTTGAGACACCCGGAGGCTGGCAAATCATCGGCAGGACACCGCTCTCATTGTTCGATGCCTCCAAACAACCGCCAGCACTCTTAAAGGCAGGGGATTCCGTTCAGTTTTACCGGATTAGCAAAGAAGAATATAACCGTTTAAAGGAGTTATAG
- a CDS encoding MFS transporter — MKTANFRYLWIGQTIANAGDIFYAVGLIALLYEATGSAFYLAAVPFAITASKFSSGLAAPLLLDRWKLDGVLVFSQAGKTLFLLLLALGITSGQSGNLLFMFLCIIIISILDGWAAPAKNAMLPGLVPSDDLVKANSFTASMDQSVQLGGWAAGGVLAALIGSMSLIWMSAGLYAFSTILLKRIKLQPIPIESSLKEEEIWSRLKEGWIRIWKSPSLRAIHFILLLETAAGAVWIAAILYVYVKDQLQMGEEWWGYINASFFAGLIAGGLLGVRYASWIDRNSRKVLITGAFGVSAAAFTFGITAVPWLALAASAFFGMMEQLKNVCLQTAVQRFTPAALLSKVYSAQSSMLALTFGLGSLAVGAAAEKLPIYLVFMLSSGILLLSAGYTILRKNRLSS; from the coding sequence ATGAAAACTGCAAACTTCCGCTACTTATGGATTGGACAGACGATCGCAAATGCAGGCGATATTTTTTATGCAGTAGGGCTGATTGCCCTGCTTTACGAAGCGACTGGATCGGCATTTTATTTAGCAGCCGTTCCTTTTGCCATTACGGCTTCTAAATTTTCAAGCGGGCTTGCCGCGCCTCTCCTTCTTGACCGCTGGAAATTAGATGGGGTTCTAGTTTTTTCCCAGGCAGGAAAAACGCTCTTCCTTCTCCTGCTGGCGCTTGGAATAACTTCCGGACAATCGGGGAATTTACTCTTTATGTTCCTATGCATTATCATAATCTCTATTTTGGATGGATGGGCGGCCCCTGCCAAAAATGCTATGCTTCCCGGCCTGGTACCTTCGGATGATCTCGTAAAAGCGAACAGCTTTACCGCGAGTATGGATCAAAGCGTACAGCTTGGAGGCTGGGCAGCAGGCGGAGTGCTGGCTGCTTTAATCGGGTCCATGAGTTTAATTTGGATGTCCGCTGGATTATATGCTTTCTCAACTATTCTGCTAAAGAGAATTAAGCTTCAGCCTATCCCTATTGAAAGCAGTTTGAAGGAGGAAGAAATATGGAGCCGCTTGAAGGAAGGATGGATTAGAATTTGGAAGAGTCCATCTCTAAGGGCCATCCATTTCATCCTGCTTCTTGAAACAGCGGCAGGAGCCGTATGGATTGCCGCCATCCTTTATGTTTATGTTAAAGATCAGCTGCAGATGGGAGAAGAATGGTGGGGATATATTAATGCCAGCTTTTTCGCAGGACTGATTGCCGGAGGACTCTTAGGTGTCCGGTATGCTTCATGGATTGACCGGAACAGCCGGAAGGTGCTGATCACTGGCGCATTTGGAGTCAGTGCTGCAGCCTTTACTTTCGGAATAACCGCAGTACCTTGGCTTGCATTGGCAGCATCTGCTTTTTTCGGGATGATGGAGCAGCTTAAAAATGTATGTCTGCAGACAGCTGTTCAGCGATTTACACCTGCCGCGCTCCTATCCAAGGTTTATTCAGCCCAAAGCTCTATGCTCGCTCTTACCTTCGGACTAGGATCGCTTGCTGTAGGAGCTGCGGCGGAGAAACTTCCGATTTATTTGGTTTTTATGCTGTCCTCAGGAATTCTGCTTCTATCAGCAGGATACACCATTCTGAGGAAAAACAGACTTTCCTCCTGA
- a CDS encoding class I SAM-dependent methyltransferase has translation MEKLFTALNESSEQLAEELQLSYIEAVAETGENLFHGDVLQDELSELAKKKVKKLYADIQLDTYELEEIRKAFQLCVLKGLKEGAHPNHQMTPDSVGIFVGYLVQRFMSNKPSFSLLDPAVGTGNLLTAVLNQLKDHKVESSGVDVDDLLIQLSYINANLQKHPVQFYNQDSLQNLFVDPADAVICDLPVGYYPNDEGASAFSLKADEGHSYAHHLFIEQSMNHAKPGGYLFFIIPNQLFSSKEAPKLNAFIKEQAYIQGLLQLPLSMFQGEQHAKSIFILQKKGEGAAPPKQAMLADLPKFSNFEGMQAMMKQINEWFEKSR, from the coding sequence ATGGAAAAGCTGTTTACTGCTTTAAATGAATCATCTGAACAGCTGGCCGAAGAATTGCAATTATCCTATATAGAAGCAGTAGCCGAAACCGGGGAGAACTTATTTCACGGTGATGTGCTGCAGGATGAGTTAAGTGAATTGGCTAAGAAAAAAGTAAAAAAACTTTATGCTGACATCCAGCTTGATACATATGAATTAGAAGAGATTAGAAAAGCGTTCCAATTGTGTGTGCTAAAGGGCCTGAAGGAAGGCGCCCATCCAAACCACCAGATGACTCCGGATTCAGTAGGGATTTTTGTTGGGTATCTCGTTCAGCGCTTCATGAGTAATAAGCCTTCCTTTTCACTCTTGGATCCGGCAGTCGGAACCGGCAACCTGCTTACAGCTGTTTTAAATCAGCTTAAGGATCATAAAGTGGAAAGCTCAGGGGTGGATGTAGATGATCTCCTGATTCAGCTATCTTATATAAACGCGAATCTTCAAAAGCATCCCGTTCAATTTTATAACCAGGACAGTCTCCAAAATTTATTTGTTGATCCTGCCGATGCTGTCATTTGCGATTTGCCTGTAGGTTACTATCCAAATGATGAAGGAGCGTCAGCCTTTTCGCTCAAAGCAGATGAAGGCCACTCGTATGCTCACCATCTCTTTATTGAACAAAGCATGAACCATGCAAAACCGGGTGGATACCTGTTTTTCATTATCCCTAATCAGCTTTTCAGTTCCAAGGAAGCTCCTAAACTGAATGCATTTATAAAGGAGCAGGCCTATATACAAGGGTTATTGCAGCTGCCTTTGTCTATGTTCCAGGGAGAACAGCATGCCAAGAGCATTTTTATTCTCCAGAAAAAAGGGGAAGGCGCTGCCCCTCCTAAGCAGGCAATGCTTGCTGACCTGCCGAAATTCTCTAATTTTGAAGGAATGCAGGCGATGATGAAGCAGATTAATGAATGGTTTGAAAAAAGCCGCTAA
- the tpx gene encoding thiol peroxidase: MANITFKGNPVTLPNKEVKKGDKAPDFRVLANDLSEVTLEDSKGKIRIVSVVPSIDTGVCDAQTRKFNEEAAKLENVTVLTISNDLPFAQKRWCAANGLENVVTLSDHRDLSFGEAYGVAIKELRLLARSVFVIDSNNEVVHAEYVSEATNHPDYEAAIEAAKAAK, from the coding sequence ATGGCGAATATTACGTTTAAAGGCAATCCTGTAACCTTGCCGAATAAAGAAGTGAAAAAAGGGGACAAAGCACCAGATTTCCGCGTCTTGGCCAACGACTTGTCTGAAGTAACACTTGAGGACTCAAAAGGTAAAATCCGCATTGTTTCAGTCGTTCCGTCTATTGATACAGGGGTATGCGATGCACAGACAAGAAAATTCAATGAAGAAGCAGCGAAGCTTGAAAATGTTACGGTTTTAACAATCAGTAATGACCTTCCATTTGCTCAAAAACGCTGGTGTGCTGCAAACGGACTGGAGAATGTCGTGACACTTTCCGATCACCGCGATCTTAGCTTTGGAGAGGCATATGGAGTGGCGATTAAAGAACTCCGCCTTCTTGCTCGTTCCGTTTTCGTTATCGACAGCAATAACGAAGTGGTACACGCTGAATATGTTAGTGAAGCTACGAATCATCCTGATTATGAAGCAGCAATTGAAGCCGCTAAGGCTGCCAAATAA